One part of the Eublepharis macularius isolate TG4126 chromosome 16, MPM_Emac_v1.0, whole genome shotgun sequence genome encodes these proteins:
- the CX3CL1 gene encoding fractalkine has protein sequence MRSAGRGARLLLVAPWIWGAILAALGQPMGSQVCEKGCAKFHRPIPLNLLQSYEKRECGKPVVFVTTKRNRTICTNPKDQWVQDAMRALDAKSATPTVMAKPGEFDKHFGNTARMSTQAGRAVYPTETFGTAAYGKSTPSVTMTTEDPKPSAENSVSAWAQTAKSSTGSTSKPELIVSGTTVQPEPFTNGSAASYFTDRPEASGKGLTPVGKGLEDTSGSAREMVPPTFLGTPSHSDFHTKHVEKSSGEATTPSPEVPPDFWSNALVEHRSYIISLVFLGLALGFSLATAWVYAKHRRYSRAATTEMARRVKFSNDDSQTGAHVMQVL, from the exons ATGCGGAGCGCTGGGCGGGGGGCGCGGCTCCTGCTGGTCGCCCCCTGGATCTGGGGGGCCATCCTGGCCGCGTTAG GACAACCAATGGGATCTCAGGTGTGTGAAAAGGGATGCGCCAAATTCCACCGCCCAATTCCCTTGAACCTCTTGCAAAGCTATGAGAAGAGAGAATGCGGGAAGCCCGTTGTGTT TGTAACCACCAAGAGGAATCGGACCATTTGCACCAACCCCAAGGACCAGTGGGTACAGGATGCGATGCGTGCGCTTGATGCAAAGAGTGCCACTCCGACGGTGATGGCTAAGCCTGGTGAGTTTGATAAACACTTTGGAAATACTGCCCGTATGTCAACTCAAGCTGGACGTGCAGTGTACCCCACTGAAACATTTGGCACAGCTGCCTATGGAAAGTCAACACCTTCTGTTACGATGACAACAGAAGATCCCAAGCCTTCTGCAGAGAATTCCGTGTCGGCATGGGCACAGACTGCAAAATCTTCTACAGGCTCTACTTCCAAACCAGAATTGATTGTTTCTGGAACCACAGTTCAGCCTGAACCTTTTACAAATGGAAGTGCGGCTTCTTACTTCACTGATCGACCAGAAGCCTCTGGCAAAGGACTTACTCCTGTTGGGAAAGGCCTGGAGGATACCAGTGGATCAGCGAGAGAGATGGTACCACCTACATTTCTAG GTACTCCATCGCACTCAGATTTTCACACGAAACACGTTGAAAAAAGCAGCGGAGAAGCCACAACTCCATCCCCAGAAGTCCCGCCGGATTTTTGGTCCAACGCCCTGGTTGAGCACCGAAGTTACATCATCTCTTTGGTTTTCCTGGGACTGGCTCTTGGTTTCTCCTTGGCTACTGCGTGGGTGTATGCTAAGCACCGTAGGTATAGCAGAGCAGCAACTACCGAAATGGCACGAAGGGTGAAGTTCTCTAATGATGACTCTCAGACTGGTGCTCACGTCATGCAAGTTCTTTGA